One genomic segment of Flectobacillus major DSM 103 includes these proteins:
- the hypF gene encoding carbamoyltransferase HypF: protein MNSVSINNKAKNQVQYTYSISLKGLVQGVGFRPFVYQLANNWGLKGQVRNGLEGVEIIFNTDATTAQNFYQQVLFQAPSLAQIDYSILKHIDKQFFEDFSITESTSEGKASLLLAPDFAMCHHCRLELDDTHNKRYRYPFISCTNCGPRYSIITKLPYDRPQTTMADFAMCEACLTEYHNPNDRRFYAQTNSCNVCGPKLGWYKTIDGQAQAIAELYDSHWILSRVKWALEAGNILAVKGIGGYLLMCDATNESAVNKLRTRKNRPTKPFAVLFPDIKLLEKEVFIHEKEKEALQSTEAPIVLLKQRPNIGTQIAKGVNPNLDYIGAMLPYTPILSLIAYDFGKPLVATSGNVSGSPIIFEDEKALSELSPIVDYILTNNRRIIVPQDDTVIRFSEKYQQKILIRRSRGNLLVVKNKAAINSDTSVSLGFGASLKSTFSIQNTDNLYVSQYLGDLESYETQQNFERVLHHFATLFEHTLTQSRLFCDAHEGYFSTSLAQRLAQQWHIPVTKVQHHQAHFAAILAEHNLNDNTVMGVIWDGTGYGTDGNMWGGEFFIQQERRHFDYFDAILGDKMPREPRISALCLTYPMANVEPIIQPKFTVQEWLVYHKILERNIIKTSSVGRIFDGVASLLGLCEKQSFEGQAAMLLEELAGRYLDENGYDFGESYWTKPFSNIPTKQLIEGILQDIAKQKSDGFIAAKFHFSLVESVRIVAEQYQIKKIAFSGGVFQNAVLVDLLRHYLQANFQLFFHQKLSPNDESISFGQINFHKCTEYSKNR, encoded by the coding sequence ATGAATAGCGTAAGTATCAACAATAAAGCAAAAAATCAAGTACAGTATACTTATTCTATTAGCCTAAAAGGGCTAGTTCAAGGGGTTGGTTTTAGGCCGTTTGTGTATCAGTTAGCAAACAATTGGGGGCTAAAAGGACAGGTGCGTAATGGTTTGGAGGGAGTTGAGATTATCTTTAATACCGATGCAACAACTGCCCAAAATTTTTACCAACAAGTACTTTTCCAAGCTCCATCGTTGGCACAAATCGACTATTCAATATTAAAACATATTGATAAACAGTTTTTTGAAGATTTTTCAATTACAGAAAGTACATCGGAAGGTAAGGCTTCATTATTGCTTGCTCCTGACTTTGCTATGTGCCATCACTGTCGACTAGAACTCGATGATACTCACAATAAGCGTTATCGCTATCCATTTATCAGTTGTACTAATTGTGGCCCACGGTATTCTATTATAACAAAATTACCTTACGACCGACCGCAGACCACAATGGCCGATTTTGCGATGTGCGAGGCTTGTTTGACAGAATACCATAATCCCAACGACCGACGCTTTTATGCCCAAACCAACTCTTGTAATGTATGTGGCCCTAAGTTGGGTTGGTACAAAACAATTGATGGACAAGCTCAAGCAATAGCCGAGCTGTACGACAGTCACTGGATATTGAGTCGGGTAAAATGGGCATTAGAAGCAGGCAATATTTTGGCAGTTAAAGGAATTGGAGGTTACTTATTGATGTGCGATGCCACCAACGAAAGTGCTGTTAATAAGCTCAGAACACGCAAAAACCGACCAACAAAGCCTTTTGCTGTCTTGTTTCCTGATATAAAATTGCTTGAAAAAGAGGTGTTTATCCATGAAAAAGAAAAAGAGGCTCTTCAAAGTACCGAAGCTCCTATTGTATTACTCAAGCAACGCCCAAATATAGGTACGCAAATAGCCAAAGGAGTCAATCCCAATCTTGATTATATAGGTGCGATGTTGCCCTATACGCCCATATTGAGCCTGATTGCTTATGATTTTGGAAAGCCTTTGGTAGCAACAAGTGGTAATGTTAGTGGTAGTCCAATCATTTTTGAAGATGAAAAAGCATTATCCGAATTATCACCAATAGTAGATTATATTTTGACCAATAACCGCCGAATCATTGTTCCACAAGATGACACAGTAATACGGTTTTCTGAAAAATATCAACAAAAAATTCTGATCAGACGAAGCCGTGGCAATTTATTAGTAGTAAAAAATAAGGCAGCAATAAACTCAGATACCAGTGTGTCCTTGGGTTTTGGAGCGTCATTAAAAAGTACTTTTTCTATTCAAAACACCGATAACTTATATGTTAGCCAGTATTTAGGCGATTTAGAAAGTTATGAAACTCAGCAAAACTTTGAACGAGTATTACATCATTTTGCAACATTATTTGAGCATACTCTAACCCAAAGTCGGCTTTTTTGTGATGCTCATGAAGGATATTTTTCTACGTCATTGGCACAACGATTAGCACAGCAATGGCACATTCCTGTAACCAAAGTCCAACATCATCAGGCTCATTTTGCAGCTATTTTGGCCGAACATAACCTCAATGATAATACCGTTATGGGGGTTATTTGGGACGGTACGGGTTACGGAACAGATGGTAATATGTGGGGAGGTGAGTTTTTTATTCAACAAGAACGACGGCATTTTGACTATTTTGATGCTATTCTAGGTGATAAAATGCCTCGTGAGCCTCGTATTTCTGCCTTGTGTTTGACATATCCAATGGCCAACGTTGAGCCAATCATACAGCCAAAATTTACGGTACAAGAATGGCTTGTTTATCATAAAATACTAGAGCGAAATATAATAAAAACCAGTAGTGTAGGTCGTATTTTTGATGGTGTTGCGTCTCTTTTGGGCTTATGCGAAAAGCAGTCTTTTGAAGGCCAAGCAGCTATGTTATTAGAAGAATTAGCTGGGAGATATTTGGACGAAAATGGCTATGATTTTGGGGAAAGTTATTGGACAAAACCATTTAGTAATATCCCTACCAAGCAATTAATAGAAGGTATTTTACAAGATATTGCCAAGCAGAAAAGCGATGGATTTATTGCTGCCAAGTTTCATTTTTCCTTAGTAGAATCGGTGCGAATTGTGGCAGAGCAATACCAAATCAAAAAAATTGCTTTTAGTGGTGGTGTATTCCAAAATGCAGTTTTGGTAGACTTGTTGAGGCATTATTTACAAGCTAATTTTCAGTTGTTTTTTCATCAAAAGCTGTCTCCCAACGATGAAAGTATTTCATTTGGACAAATCAATTTTCATAAGTGTACTGAATATTCAAAAAACAGATAA
- the hypB gene encoding hydrogenase nickel incorporation protein HypB, giving the protein MSKPKSNQAAVGSIQCDNTTMNLLKVNDFVAKAIRERLPNMLVINVCSSPGSGKTTLMQETGKRLQGKLNMAVLVGDPETERDAIRMREVGINALQIVTGGMCHIEAQMIYQALDHIDLTGVDILFIENVGNLVCPAAFDLGEDYRVTVLASTEGDDKPKKYPRMFLTSELLIVSKADLLPYVPFSVDAVTKDAREVNPDLDVMTISSLKGDGMDEWCRWLTEKVAEKKGSLVEA; this is encoded by the coding sequence ATGAGTAAGCCCAAATCTAATCAAGCAGCCGTAGGCTCTATTCAGTGCGATAACACAACGATGAATTTGCTCAAAGTCAATGATTTTGTGGCAAAGGCTATTCGTGAGCGATTGCCTAATATGCTAGTAATCAATGTATGTTCGTCGCCAGGTAGCGGAAAAACAACTTTGATGCAAGAAACAGGCAAGCGACTACAGGGAAAACTCAATATGGCTGTACTGGTAGGCGACCCCGAAACCGAACGTGATGCTATCCGCATGCGTGAAGTAGGTATCAATGCCCTACAAATTGTAACAGGCGGAATGTGCCATATCGAAGCCCAAATGATTTATCAAGCCCTCGATCATATCGACTTAACGGGGGTAGATATACTCTTTATTGAAAACGTAGGTAACCTTGTTTGTCCAGCAGCATTCGACTTGGGCGAAGATTATCGGGTAACGGTTTTGGCTAGTACCGAAGGCGACGATAAGCCCAAAAAATACCCTCGCATGTTTCTGACAAGCGAGCTGCTGATTGTTTCAAAAGCCGACCTATTGCCTTATGTACCTTTTTCGGTAGATGCCGTTACTAAAGATGCCAGAGAAGTAAATCCAGACCTTGATGTAATGACAATTTCGAGCTTGAAAGGTGATGGAATGGACGAATGGTGTAGATGGTTGACCGAGAAAGTAGCAGAGAAAAAAGGAAGTTTGGTAGAAGCATGA
- a CDS encoding hydrogenase maturation nickel metallochaperone HypA/HybF produces MHEISLVRNIFRTLEEEFPNDIPRVRGINLTVGLLSNVQPILMQNAFQAVLEDEPRYQKTSLHVTILPILIHCEACNTTSEVAQYRFICPCGQPSRNVVQGEELLISSVELDEP; encoded by the coding sequence ATGCACGAAATTTCATTAGTCAGAAATATTTTCCGCACTTTGGAAGAAGAATTTCCCAATGATATTCCAAGGGTTCGAGGAATCAATTTAACCGTGGGGTTGCTCTCAAATGTACAGCCTATTCTTATGCAAAATGCGTTTCAGGCGGTTTTGGAAGATGAACCTCGCTATCAAAAAACGTCGTTGCATGTTACAATTTTACCGATTCTGATTCATTGTGAGGCTTGTAATACAACTTCTGAAGTAGCACAGTATCGCTTTATTTGTCCTTGTGGACAACCTAGCCGCAATGTTGTACAGGGCGAAGAATTATTAATTAGTAGTGTCGAGTTGGACGAACCCTGA
- a CDS encoding hydrogenase maturation protease produces the protein MVKTAIMGFGNPVRSDDAVGCYVIEQLQKKGIESDTITLLDMGTGAFEVLFKLQGHQRIIIVDAVINTGESVGTLYKVPAQEIDAAIIDDPMVFLHSIKWDQALSYAKKILRDDYPDDISVYLIAVDNTRIEMELSDTVKAAGDKVVDYILAEL, from the coding sequence ATGGTAAAAACAGCTATCATGGGTTTTGGCAATCCTGTTCGTTCTGACGATGCCGTAGGATGCTACGTGATTGAACAATTACAAAAAAAAGGAATAGAATCAGATACCATCACCTTGCTCGATATGGGAACGGGGGCATTTGAGGTACTTTTCAAGCTTCAGGGACATCAACGCATTATTATTGTAGATGCCGTTATCAATACGGGCGAAAGTGTTGGAACACTTTATAAAGTACCTGCTCAAGAAATTGATGCCGCCATTATCGACGACCCCATGGTGTTTCTGCACAGTATTAAATGGGATCAAGCATTGAGCTATGCCAAGAAAATTCTGAGAGATGATTATCCCGATGATATTAGTGTTTATTTGATTGCAGTAGATAATACTCGGATCGAAATGGAGCTTTCGGATACTGTAAAAGCCGCTGGCGATAAAGTTGTAGATTATATTTTAGCAGAATTATGA
- a CDS encoding nickel-dependent hydrogenase large subunit, whose product MAIKKELNISPVGRVEGDLDVKVYMEDGVVTRAHTQAAMFRGFEKIMEGKDPQSGLIVTPRICGICGGSHLYCASSALDTAWGTTLPPNALLLRAIGQATETIQSIPRWFYAIFATDMANKKFANKPLYDEVVRRFAAYVGTSFQKGVVASGRPVEVYAIFGGQWPHSSYMVPGGVMSSPTLKDVTRAFAIMNQFRKDWLETIWLGCSIERYMEIKTYDDLLAWVDENESQRNSDLGLFIRAGLEFGLHKFGQGVGKFIATGTYLHKDHYQKPTIEGRNAALISRSGFFDGKNYSEFDHLKIQEHVKHAWYKDTVAAHPWDEPLPTPLQSQPLASSDFGGKYSWSKAPRYNDYAAEAGPLSRVLMNANPDNLLPHQVYDPLFGDIYAKMGPSVFTRTLARVHEAARLFTQIDQWLHEIDLNGDFYIKPEEKDGKGFGATEAARGALAHWIEIENGVIKNYQVMAPTTWNVGPNDDKGNAGPIEAALEGTEIEDPHDPVEVGMVARSFDSCLVCTVHAHDQKSGKELAKFKL is encoded by the coding sequence ATGGCAATTAAAAAAGAACTCAATATATCACCCGTAGGCCGTGTTGAAGGCGACCTCGATGTAAAAGTATATATGGAAGACGGCGTAGTAACAAGGGCTCATACCCAAGCGGCTATGTTTAGAGGTTTTGAAAAAATTATGGAAGGCAAAGACCCCCAGTCGGGTCTTATTGTAACACCTAGAATTTGTGGTATTTGCGGTGGTTCGCACTTATATTGTGCTTCGTCTGCTTTGGATACTGCTTGGGGAACTACCTTACCTCCTAATGCCCTTTTGCTAAGAGCCATTGGCCAAGCAACCGAAACAATTCAGTCGATACCACGTTGGTTTTATGCAATTTTTGCTACCGACATGGCTAATAAAAAATTTGCCAACAAACCTCTTTACGATGAGGTTGTTCGTCGTTTTGCTGCTTATGTTGGTACATCTTTCCAAAAAGGTGTTGTAGCCTCTGGCCGTCCTGTCGAGGTTTATGCTATTTTTGGTGGACAATGGCCACACTCTTCGTATATGGTACCGGGTGGGGTAATGTCGTCGCCTACGCTCAAAGATGTTACGAGGGCTTTTGCTATTATGAATCAGTTTAGAAAAGACTGGCTCGAAACCATTTGGTTAGGTTGTTCTATCGAACGTTATATGGAAATCAAAACCTATGACGATTTGCTGGCTTGGGTTGACGAAAACGAATCACAACGTAACTCTGATTTAGGTTTGTTTATTCGTGCTGGCCTAGAATTTGGACTTCATAAGTTTGGGCAAGGTGTTGGAAAGTTTATTGCTACGGGTACATATTTACACAAAGACCATTATCAAAAACCGACTATTGAGGGTAGAAATGCAGCATTAATTAGCCGATCGGGCTTTTTCGATGGCAAAAACTATTCTGAATTTGACCATCTCAAAATTCAGGAACACGTTAAACATGCTTGGTATAAAGACACCGTAGCGGCTCACCCTTGGGACGAACCGCTGCCTACTCCGCTACAGTCGCAGCCGTTGGCAAGCTCAGATTTTGGCGGAAAATACTCGTGGTCGAAAGCTCCGCGGTATAATGATTATGCTGCCGAAGCAGGGCCACTTTCTAGGGTTTTGATGAATGCCAATCCTGATAATCTGTTACCTCACCAAGTTTACGACCCATTATTTGGGGATATTTATGCCAAAATGGGGCCAAGTGTATTTACCCGTACCCTTGCTCGTGTACACGAAGCGGCTCGTTTGTTTACTCAAATCGACCAATGGCTACATGAAATTGACCTCAATGGCGATTTTTATATTAAACCAGAAGAAAAAGACGGAAAAGGCTTTGGTGCAACCGAAGCAGCAAGGGGGGCGTTGGCTCACTGGATTGAAATTGAAAATGGTGTAATCAAAAACTATCAAGTAATGGCTCCTACTACTTGGAATGTAGGGCCAAACGACGATAAAGGAAATGCTGGGCCAATCGAAGCGGCTTTAGAAGGCACCGAAATAGAAGACCCCCACGACCCTGTAGAAGTAGGTATGGTAGCTCGTTCTTTCGACTCATGTTTGGTCTGTACGGTACATGCTCACGACCAAAAAAGCGGAAAAGAGCTCGCTAAATTCAAATTATAG
- a CDS encoding hydrogenase: protein MANVLWLQGGACSGNTMSFLNAEEPTVIDLVTDFGVNILWHPSIGLEIGEQVTHLLNEIVAGKVQCDILVYEGSIIQGPNGTGTMNYFCDRPMQDWVKELAEVCGYVVAIGDCATWGGIPAVAPNPSESTGMQFLKKDKGGFLGANYVSKGGLPVINIPGCPAHPDWITQILVAIATGRIGDVLIDEYHRPKTFFTDFVQTGCTNVVNFANKIDGGFGKRGNGCLFYEVGCRGPMTRSSCNKILWNRHSSKTRANHPCLGCTEPGFPHNDLVKGSVFKTMKYLGILPKEVPAGNSKLGYYMRAGFEKTMHALEVAVGVEKSHSEGSK from the coding sequence ATGGCAAACGTATTGTGGCTTCAAGGAGGAGCATGTAGTGGTAACACTATGTCATTCTTGAATGCTGAAGAACCTACCGTCATAGACTTGGTCACCGACTTTGGCGTGAACATTCTCTGGCATCCTTCTATTGGTCTGGAAATAGGAGAACAAGTTACACATTTGCTCAACGAAATCGTTGCAGGAAAGGTACAATGCGATATCTTGGTTTATGAGGGAAGTATTATTCAAGGCCCCAATGGAACTGGTACAATGAACTACTTCTGCGACCGCCCTATGCAAGACTGGGTAAAAGAGCTTGCCGAAGTGTGTGGGTATGTAGTGGCTATTGGCGATTGTGCTACTTGGGGAGGTATTCCTGCGGTTGCTCCTAACCCTTCTGAGTCAACAGGGATGCAGTTTTTGAAAAAAGATAAAGGGGGCTTCTTGGGTGCTAATTATGTTTCAAAAGGAGGTTTACCAGTTATTAATATTCCGGGATGCCCTGCTCACCCCGACTGGATAACCCAAATTTTGGTGGCGATTGCGACAGGCCGTATCGGCGACGTTTTAATTGACGAATACCACCGTCCCAAAACTTTTTTCACCGATTTTGTTCAAACAGGTTGTACCAACGTAGTAAATTTTGCCAATAAAATAGACGGCGGTTTTGGAAAACGTGGCAATGGCTGTTTGTTTTACGAAGTGGGTTGTCGTGGCCCAATGACGCGTTCTAGCTGTAACAAAATTCTTTGGAACAGGCATTCTTCTAAAACCCGTGCCAATCACCCATGTTTAGGATGTACCGAGCCAGGTTTCCCGCATAATGATTTAGTAAAAGGTAGTGTTTTCAAAACCATGAAATACCTCGGTATTTTGCCCAAAGAAGTACCTGCTGGTAATTCAAAATTGGGCTATTATATGAGAGCAGGCTTTGAAAAAACCATGCACGCTCTTGAGGTAGCTGTTGGCGTTGAGAAATCACATTCGGAAGGTTCTAAGTAG
- a CDS encoding TetR/AcrR family transcriptional regulator produces the protein MYNTKQKILNSSIQLFNQNGIDAVRLQQIAEDTGISVGNLAYHFKNKDAIVESVYEHIFEDFSNVLRQYAVSTAMTGFDAQLSLYYEFFDKYQFYIADFFKTNNTPTEHQQIWQEYITKMLIQIKSRIDYLVLNQDFIPETFSGLYQQVAENVWTNLIFYIQKCRMRGITPTEMQYKYAVWNQLRPYFTESGLTEFNQVILPSFSY, from the coding sequence ATGTACAATACTAAGCAAAAAATTCTCAACTCTTCCATTCAACTCTTCAACCAAAATGGTATAGACGCTGTGCGTTTACAACAAATAGCAGAAGATACTGGTATTAGTGTTGGTAATTTGGCGTATCATTTCAAAAATAAAGATGCCATTGTAGAATCTGTGTATGAACATATTTTCGAAGATTTTTCTAATGTTCTTCGGCAATATGCTGTTTCTACGGCTATGACGGGTTTTGATGCCCAGTTGAGTTTATACTATGAGTTTTTTGATAAGTATCAATTTTATATTGCCGATTTTTTCAAAACCAATAATACTCCAACCGAACATCAGCAAATTTGGCAAGAATACATTACCAAAATGTTGATTCAAATCAAAAGTCGTATTGATTATCTGGTACTTAACCAAGATTTTATCCCCGAAACTTTTTCTGGATTGTACCAGCAAGTAGCTGAAAATGTATGGACAAACCTTATTTTCTATATCCAGAAATGTCGTATGAGAGGTATTACGCCCACCGAAATGCAGTATAAATATGCAGTCTGGAATCAGTTACGCCCCTATTTCACCGAATCTGGTTTGACCGAATTTAACCAAGTTATTTTGCCTAGCTTTTCGTATTAG
- a CDS encoding TetR/AcrR family transcriptional regulator → MSLNTKEKILASALYLFNRFGFVSVRLQHIADEVGMSVGNLAYHFKTKDEIIEKLYQQLVYEQQRLLADLRMIPLFVNINRHVENSFLLQKEYSFFYTDTLEVVRAYPAIKRQYREQVQWQTIQLELLVKFNVARGALLEPQAPDSTFLLANRYLLILENWMNFERMKGTELAEINVQQLKDNIWGLLAPYFSLTGQNEYQQLDSLLFDTWS, encoded by the coding sequence ATGTCACTTAATACCAAAGAGAAAATACTTGCTTCAGCCCTTTACCTTTTCAATCGATTTGGGTTTGTGAGTGTACGTTTGCAGCATATTGCCGATGAAGTAGGAATGAGTGTTGGTAATTTGGCGTATCATTTTAAAACCAAAGACGAAATTATTGAAAAACTCTACCAACAATTGGTGTATGAGCAACAGCGCCTTTTGGCCGATTTACGAATGATTCCTTTGTTTGTTAATATCAATAGGCATGTAGAAAATAGTTTTTTGCTTCAAAAAGAATACAGCTTTTTTTACACCGATACCCTTGAAGTAGTTAGGGCGTATCCAGCTATTAAGCGACAGTACCGCGAGCAGGTTCAGTGGCAAACCATTCAGTTAGAACTACTTGTCAAATTTAATGTGGCTCGTGGTGCATTATTAGAGCCTCAAGCACCCGATTCTACGTTTTTATTGGCCAATAGGTATTTGTTGATTTTAGAAAACTGGATGAATTTTGAACGTATGAAAGGAACAGAATTGGCCGAAATCAATGTTCAGCAACTCAAAGACAATATTTGGGGGTTATTAGCTCCTTATTTTTCGCTTACTGGCCAAAACGAATACCAACAACTCGATAGCTTGTTATTTGACACTTGGAGCTAA
- a CDS encoding alpha-L-fucosidase — MKKLIACLVLIGLSFHWSYAQKQYDNNWSSIDSRPVPAWFEDAKFGIFIHWGVYSVPAYSPTVRDNVGIYDRYAEHYWRRWKEPNSTQHYFTDFHNKNFGPNFQYQDFANHFKAELFQPDEWANLFKESGAKYVVLTSKHHEGFTLWPSKHSWNWNAVDLGPHRDLLGDLTQAVREKNIKMGYYYSLLEWYHPLYKQATIGQYIDEHMFPQMKDLVNTYKPDIFWTDGEWDYPSETLRSTQFLSWLYNESPVKETVVVNDRWGKETRSKHGGFYTTEYDLIHEGDSQGVKFERPWEECRGIAGSFGYNRNEILSDYSSSEELVHILINKVARGGNLLLNIGPTADGRIPVIMQQRLTDIGKWLKVNSASIYDTRKWDQAPAVTKDTKVYFTQKGKDLYVICTAFPDKDFSVEKIAKPSNISLLGLKNSTIKTIYKNGKLTISPPAISPANSPCDYAWVFKLTNAL, encoded by the coding sequence ATGAAAAAATTAATTGCTTGCCTGGTGTTGATTGGGCTAAGTTTTCATTGGTCGTATGCCCAAAAGCAATATGACAATAATTGGAGTTCAATCGACAGCCGTCCTGTACCAGCTTGGTTTGAAGATGCCAAATTTGGTATTTTTATTCACTGGGGTGTTTATTCTGTACCTGCGTATAGCCCTACAGTTAGAGACAATGTTGGTATTTATGATAGATACGCCGAACATTATTGGAGACGCTGGAAAGAACCCAATAGTACTCAGCATTATTTTACAGACTTTCATAACAAAAATTTTGGTCCTAATTTCCAGTATCAAGATTTTGCCAATCATTTCAAAGCAGAATTATTTCAACCCGACGAATGGGCTAACTTATTCAAAGAATCAGGAGCAAAATATGTGGTTTTAACCTCAAAACACCACGAAGGCTTTACGCTATGGCCTTCCAAACATTCGTGGAACTGGAATGCCGTAGACCTTGGGCCTCATCGCGATTTGTTAGGCGATTTGACCCAAGCAGTACGTGAAAAAAATATTAAAATGGGTTATTACTATTCGCTGTTAGAGTGGTATCATCCTTTGTACAAACAAGCTACTATTGGCCAGTATATCGACGAACACATGTTTCCGCAAATGAAAGATTTGGTAAATACCTACAAGCCAGATATTTTCTGGACAGATGGCGAATGGGATTACCCCTCTGAAACCTTGCGAAGCACACAATTTTTGTCGTGGCTCTATAACGAATCGCCCGTAAAAGAAACCGTTGTAGTAAACGACCGCTGGGGCAAAGAAACCAGAAGCAAACACGGAGGCTTTTATACAACCGAATACGACCTTATTCATGAGGGCGACTCACAAGGCGTAAAATTTGAACGCCCGTGGGAAGAATGCCGAGGTATAGCAGGCTCTTTTGGTTATAACCGCAACGAAATACTAAGCGATTATTCGAGTTCGGAAGAGCTAGTACACATACTTATCAATAAAGTAGCTCGTGGGGGCAATTTGCTATTAAATATAGGCCCTACTGCCGACGGCCGTATTCCTGTCATTATGCAACAACGCCTTACTGACATAGGCAAATGGCTGAAAGTCAACTCAGCAAGTATTTATGATACCCGCAAGTGGGATCAAGCTCCAGCCGTTACCAAAGATACCAAAGTATATTTTACCCAAAAAGGTAAAGACCTCTATGTAATTTGTACCGCTTTTCCAGACAAAGATTTTAGTGTCGAAAAAATAGCGAAGCCTAGCAATATCAGTTTATTAGGGTTAAAGAACAGTACAATCAAAACAATTTATAAAAATGGCAAATTGACAATTTCGCCGCCAGCCATAAGCCCAGCCAATAGCCCATGCGACTACGCTTGGGTATTTAAGCTAACAAATGCTTTATAA